One segment of Candidatus Hydrogenedentota bacterium DNA contains the following:
- a CDS encoding prepilin-type N-terminal cleavage/methylation domain-containing protein produces the protein MNTLSQHNGIGRPGGFSLVELITAIAVLSIGMLGTIQAYHFGMDKMRTLREAAVASRAVQDQIEMLRSKPFASLEDRDRAPFVEPKPDLSALVNATPALTIRSYADSALRLKEIEVSIRWSGDNGRTMERSATTFIADKEAGGS, from the coding sequence ATGAACACCCTGTCGCAACACAACGGAATCGGACGTCCGGGCGGATTCAGCCTGGTGGAACTGATTACCGCGATCGCCGTTCTGTCCATCGGGATGCTCGGCACGATTCAGGCCTACCATTTCGGCATGGACAAGATGCGCACCCTGCGCGAGGCGGCGGTTGCCTCGCGCGCCGTGCAGGATCAGATCGAAATGCTCAGGAGCAAACCCTTCGCATCGCTGGAAGACCGCGATCGTGCGCCGTTCGTCGAACCGAAACCGGACCTTTCGGCCTTGGTCAATGCCACGCCGGCGCTGACCATACGTTCCTATGCGGACTCTGCCCTGCGCCTGAAAGAAATCGAGGTGTCCATACGATGGTCCGGCGACAACGGCCGCACGATGGAACGTTCCGCGACGACGTTCATCGCCGACAAGGAGGCCGGCGGATCATGA
- a CDS encoding type II secretion system F family protein, translating to MKLQDLLHIDLGALLRGKVVAGPPHPSRWETGLLSFSSHVIRGIIPVNRTRCLKIVIAQLRRIVVCNAPLVPALDAALVDAPYRNVRRALYRLRGALDAGHPLSEAMRQQKHVFPPYCIDLIRAGESTGSLGPVLANLDTLLDESDRLRRAFALPLMYFATMLILFTGITTFMCVKVFPVFIDMLSDFGASPPAFFRPLMAVMAFFDRPPALAKHLAHGRITPMELKTGAVVLLVVLLAWLWKRGTIRRTAVRAALMIPLAKRLVVKANLAHVARIMEFLAKAGYPLDEALDTTAACDIMGPFKRLLARLRDAVRRGESLGAAGHNEAALLPPWFRGTVAMGESSGELSMAFARIADAYSRDVVSAGIVASRFILPAVVLVMACWVFMVYSFPFVLLTALVDRMMGAM from the coding sequence ATGAAGTTGCAGGATCTGCTCCATATCGATCTCGGCGCCTTGTTGCGCGGGAAAGTCGTGGCCGGCCCGCCGCATCCCAGCCGATGGGAAACGGGCCTTTTGTCGTTTTCCAGTCACGTGATTCGCGGCATCATCCCCGTCAACCGCACGCGCTGCCTGAAGATTGTAATCGCGCAACTCCGCCGGATTGTCGTCTGCAATGCGCCGCTCGTCCCGGCGTTGGATGCGGCGTTGGTGGATGCGCCGTACCGAAACGTGCGCCGGGCTCTCTACCGATTGCGCGGCGCATTGGATGCGGGACATCCCCTATCGGAGGCCATGCGGCAGCAAAAGCACGTCTTTCCGCCGTACTGCATCGATCTGATTCGTGCAGGCGAAAGCACCGGATCGCTCGGACCCGTTCTCGCGAATCTCGACACGCTGCTGGACGAATCGGATCGCCTGCGCCGGGCCTTTGCGCTGCCCTTGATGTATTTCGCGACGATGTTGATCCTGTTCACCGGCATAACGACGTTTATGTGCGTGAAAGTATTTCCGGTTTTCATTGACATGTTGTCCGACTTCGGCGCCTCGCCGCCGGCCTTTTTCCGTCCCCTGATGGCGGTCATGGCATTCTTCGATCGGCCGCCCGCGCTTGCGAAACACTTGGCGCATGGGCGCATCACACCGATGGAGTTGAAAACCGGCGCGGTCGTCCTGCTCGTTGTGTTGCTTGCATGGCTTTGGAAACGCGGAACCATTCGGCGCACGGCGGTTCGTGCGGCGCTCATGATTCCCTTGGCGAAGCGGCTGGTCGTCAAGGCGAACCTTGCCCATGTGGCGCGCATCATGGAATTTCTGGCCAAGGCCGGCTATCCGCTGGACGAGGCGCTGGACACGACGGCGGCCTGCGACATTATGGGCCCGTTCAAGCGGCTCCTTGCGCGGTTGCGCGACGCGGTACGGCGCGGCGAAAGCCTGGGCGCGGCCGGCCACAACGAGGCGGCGCTGCTCCCGCCGTGGTTCCGCGGCACGGTGGCAATGGGCGAATCGTCCGGCGAACTTTCCATGGCCTTCGCGCGCATCGCGGACGCCTATAGCCGCGATGTCGTTTCGGCGGGCATCGTGGCCTCGCGGTTCATCCTGCCCGCCGTGGTGCTGGTGATGGCCTGCTGGGTCTTCATGGTGTACAGTTTTCCGTTTGTCCTGCTCACGGCATTGGTGGACCGCATGATGGGGGCGATGTGA